The genomic stretch ggaatgggctcccagagtccattcctgcactagggataaatactggttccactgccagaggcccagtgagtgcccaggcctcctaactgacatccatgttcaggaggcctggttcattcctatgctggtttcttagCTGTCCGACTGGGGTCCGTGagttctcacttgctcaggtcagctgcttctgtgggtttccatagcatggtcttgacccctttgctcatcactcctccctctgtacaactggattccaggagtatggctcagtgtttagctgtgggtgtctgcttctgcttccatcagcttctggatgaaggctctaggatggcatataaggtagtcatcaatctcattataggggaagggtgtttaagaTAGcctccacttttgcttagattcttagttagggtcatccttgtgtatccctggacatttccctagtgcctgatttctctttaaacctataatggctccctctattaaggtatctcttttcttgctcccctctattcttcccctgactcaaccttcctgctccttcatgtcttcctctcctctcctctcctctactccccttctctttctcctaactccctctcccatctcccctctcccctaatttgctcaggagctcttgtcccttgtttgattgctttttctagattttctttaagggatttgttgatatcttccaatttttttgtttgtcttttcctccatttctctaagagaatttttcatttcctctttaagggccttaATCATCCTCATTAAGTTATTTTTGGgtacttttttttctccttcatctgtgttgggatattcaggtcttgctgttgtagcaccattGGTTTCTAGTGGTGccttattgctctttatattgttcaGTGTGCTCATACCTTGTTGtctacacatctcttcctctaatcggTATAtgtggagcttgtgcttcaggggatgtctctttctccaattggtagGGTTGGGGCCTGAGTCTCCCCTGACAGCTCattcaggcacaagtagagcagagTTTCTGGTGAACgctcctcctggtggaagtgggtCCAGTTCTCTGGTGGTCACCCTTGATATGCAGGTGGGGATGTAGCTCTGGTAGATGCTCCTCCCATTGGAGGTGTAGGTGTGGCTGAGTTGATGTAATAGCTGGGTATCTCCCACcgagaaatggcagtggatgctgactgggacacaggtgctctttcacAGAAGAACATTTTGCAATactttctggaagctactgctggaaaccACTGCTGTCGTTTCCCCTGCTCCTTGGGCTGAGGCTGGAGCCTCCCTCTGAGACTGATCCCAGGTCTGGGGCTCATGGCTCCCTTGATGCTGCTTGGAGCCTGAAGCTCCATCCTCAGTCTGATGCTGCTTCCAGGCCTCTCACTGATTCTGTTCCAAGTATAAGCCTGGATTATcttggagactccaagatgttggAAATGCCAGAGCCATGAGTTACCACCAACAAGAGCTTCACACTgggtgtggaaccagcccaagagacagaagtgtgttgcagtccacaaagctgaaaggagttggagatctgaagtgcactttgacatcagatatAGGGATGCAGAGTTTTGTGTTTGTCCAGCTGGTTTTCGGTcttaaatgcatttttgcattatgatatggttgGTTATAAGCCTATAGAGTTCAGGGAGTGGAatatggtggtttaaataagcATGTTCCCATAGGATCAAATAATTGAATGGTTAATCATAAGGGAAtagcactacttgagaaggatttgGCCTTGGAAgaagtgtggccctgttggaggaagtgtgtcattggtgGTGGGCtctgaggcttcaaaagcccaacTCAGGGCCAGTAActctctctttctgttgtctgtggtctggatgtagaactctcagctactttttcagcaccatgtctccctgaATGCTGCtatgttccctgtcatgatgattatggactaaatctgtgaaactgtaagcaagccacaattaaatgctttcttttgtaggaGTTGCCATAGTTGTGGTttctctgcacagcaatagaacagtgacaaaAAAACCACTGTGATTAAACAGCATGATCAACAACAACTGATAGAAGAACAGAGTTTATtatggcttatggttccagaggggcAAGAGTCCATCATAGTGGAAAAGCATGCTGATAGGAGCAGGAAGTTAAGAGCTAACACAAAGTAGAGAGAATGAACTGAAGGGGCATAAAGCTTTTAATCCCTATGCCTTCCCCTAACAACATATCAACCATGACCCAGCCCCAATCTCTCAATAGAATAAAAACAATCAGAGAGGTAGCTGAAATAtctgagaaagaattcagtgcttttaaaaataattaaagaccaaggcatataccccaaagaaacacattcatacaacaaggaaatatgttcaacgatgttcatatcagcactatttgtaatagccagaaactggaaacaacctatatgcccctcaactgaagaatggatagagaaaatgtggtacatttacacaatggagtactactcagcagaaaaaaacaatggaatcttgaaatttgcaggaaaatggaactagaagaaaccattctgagcgaggtaacccaatcacaaaaagacaatcatggtatgtactcactcatatgtggattttagacatagagtaagggattaccattctacaatccacactgccagagaaactagtaaacaaggaggaccctaaaagacacaaactttgtcccctggagaaggggaaagggtcaagatcccctgagcaaattgagaacatgggaagagggggaggaagttacaagagtgagaagggaagaaaaggaaggctgcagaggtcatgaggaagcagaaaggttgagtcaggtgtagattagaagaaaggatatatggcaggtagggttttaggtgggggggtggtagaggaggaagggagggagaagggaactgcaatcgtcatgtaattcaatcttgtttgtaattcaaatatatatataaaagaaaaaaagaaaccaagactaTTATACATTAacttatataattaaatatggaATAAGCATCTTCAAACTATATAATAGTGAGCTGAATGTGATGAAAGACCCCAAAATATTCCTAAAcctaaatttcaaatttcaataCTTATTTTATCATATGTAAATGCTATGTTAGATATAAAACACTTGAAAGTTAGAGGTTAAAATGTAGGATAGATTACAACTCAGAatctaaaatatatgttaaattgAACATGTTAAGATAATTCACACAAGTGGCTATTTGTCATATAATAATTTGGAAATGTGAAAATTTGTATTGTACTCAGAAGCTATGTACCATGCCATAGATCATTTAATAAATACTATATAATGTctctaaaaaattaaagaccataTAGAaaattcaattaagaaaatgcatgaaCTAAGGTAATCCATCCAAGCTCTGCATGAGACTGTATTTAAAGTGAATTAAACagcatttttttgagacaaatgtttctttgtgtatagtcttggctgtcctggaactcactctgtagaccaggctggccttggactcaaagagattcacctgcctctgcctcccaagttctgggattaaaataaTGTGCCACTGCCGCTTGGCAACAGCAAATAGAGTAGAAATTCTAGAGGAAAAATTCAACAAGAAagctgaaatattttttaaaggtctaaacagaaataatgaaaatgaaataaatagctAACCAAATAAAACCGCATTGGAAAATGTTGTGGGAACCTAAGACCGTGGAGAAGAACAAATTTCAGGGTGGAGGACATAGTGAAGACATAATACAAACAgtaagaataaaagttaaaaaccaaCAATATTTCTAAGAAGTCTGGGATACATTCAAGAGGATAAACCTATTAATTCATGGTGTAGAAGATGTGTTGAGATAAAGTATAAAGGAATAGTCAGATCATCTATCAGGATTGCAGCAGTAAACTTCCCAAATCTAGAGAATGAAGTAGAAATACAAACACAAGAGACATTCATAATCCCAATGGACATGATCAGAAGAAACTCTATGACAAATTATAGtcaaaatttcaaaaatacaaagtaaataaatggtAGTAAAAATTATGAGAAAAATTAAAGTTGAAATTTTCtccacagcaaaggaaacttCAGCAGTCATACTTCAGACAGGAGCTAATATCCAGAATCTGAAAAGAATGGcaaaaattaaacatataaacaaactccTGGAAATTAACAAATTGGCAAGTGAAAGGAATAAACTGGTCTAAAAATGaccaataaacattttaaaaagtgttcaacatccctagccattactgatatacaaaataaaaaccactttGAAATTTcacctcaccccagtcagaatggttatTATAAAGAAATCTGTGAACAAATCCTTGTCAGGattggggtggtggtggaaaCTATCCACTGCTTATGGGTGTGCAAACAAGTACAGctattatggaaatcagtatggtggtttatCCAAAACAGTAAAATATACAACTACTATATGACACAGCTATGCCACTCCTGGACATGTAAGCAGAGGACTCCATATCAGATAGAGATACTCCATATCCATGTTTATTGGTGTTCTATGTATCAtaacaaggaaaaggaaacagtctAGATATacatcaacaaatgaatggatacaCAACGGAATTTTACAccactgtaaagaaaaatgaaaatttcaggaaataTAGTTGGATTTGGAAAATATAAGTTATGTGACTCAAACGTAGCAAGTAAAAATTGGATTGTCTGTCATATTTGGTACCTAACTTGTActatatacatgtaacatataaatGTAAAGTGTAAATTTCggtaaaaccttaaaaaaaaaaacccgcaaCAACTAGAAAGTAGACCATGTGAGGGTAAAAATAGGTGGTAAGAAGGATGAGACAGGGGacataaaagaggaaaagaaactaagaggaTGTTACAAGCATGAATTTGAGTGGCTAGAGGGATAATTTACTAAAAACATTAGTATTAAAAAATTCCACAATGGTGTGTAATAATTTGTATGCTAGTTTACAagtaaaaagatttaaaatatgtCATTAAGGACATAAATCATACTCATAATGATTTGAAAAAATTTCATCAGAGAAAAAGTATTGAAAAGGATCAGATATGATCAGTATACTGATATATGTCTGTAAACTCAGTACTCCAGTGGCCAAGATAGAAGGACAGCAGAAATTGTGTGAACAGGCTGGGTTCCTTAGTGAGTTACAGAACATCTTAGGGCTATATACTGAGAGTCTTTCTAAAACAATCCTCCCAGTCAAAGATGAAAAAATTGATTATTAATCCACAAATTAATATTATAGTTTTAATCTGATCATTCTAACAGGTTATAGATCAtagaaaaaggaatagaaaaatcCTGAaccatagatgaagagaaattatCCATTATGGAAAGCTGAGAGGATAAGAgacttaaataaaagaaaaagaaaggaagaaagaaatgaaaataatagacCTGTGATGCTCTGTAGAGAAATATAAAGTCTAATAAGTGTGTATAAAGAATCCCaggagagataaaaaaaaaagcactggagGATAAAAATCTTGAAGAAAAATATAGGCCAAGTCAGATGGTACAAGCCTGTAAATGTAGCTACTCCGGGATTGAGGCAGAAGTATCCAAAGTTTGGTATGGGTGGAAAAAAACACTAAAGCTTTTGGACTCTATGGAGTCAAAGTATTCCAATAGGGGTGATAGTAAGAGATGCACAATAATACAACACACAAACAGTAAGtctaagaaaatggaaatagctACCCCTGTCCCTTTCCTGGGACCGTGAGAATTGAACCTAAGCCCTGTGAATGGAGTTAAGCACCATGCTCGTGAGTGCTAccctcattcattttctttttcttctttatttcatcaGAGTCTTTCTTAATTGTGCAATCTGGCTTTGACTAATTTAACCCAGCATTCCTAATATCTAGACTTGTTGGTTTGTACTATCGCACCGGACAATGAAtaactttttattccttttttttttttcagacagaggAACGTAACCAAAGCTGGCTTCTAACtctttatgtagctgaggatggccctAAACTCCCGATCTTTCTGcgtctacttcccaagtgctgggatgacttGTGTCCACCAGCATTCCTGGGTTTGTGCTGAGTTGAGGATCAAACCTGGAGCTTCATGAACGTCAACTCCAAAAACCATgttaataatagaaaataaaggatAAAAACTATCAACTAAGGTGGTGGCGCagtcttttaatcccagcactcaggaggcaggtgaacCTTTacgagttcgagactagcctggtctacagagcgagtgacaggacggttttcaaagccacagagaaactctgtctcggaaaacgaacaaatggacaaacaaaaatccccaactAATAACTAAGATTACATGTCATCATGATATGTGGGCAAATTTATTGGGAACccataaaatttatgtttttccacTAAATATGAAAGCTTCAAGAGCGATTGTAGTCAGCCTTGGTGTACAGCAGCTTCTTTACACCTCTGTCTAAATGACTGGAAGAAGGACCAATGAGCGTGTCTATAACTTCTAGACATCGCGAGCTTTGCCATGTTACGCCTTCACATTGGTTAATTAGTTCCCTGTTAACATTGGCTCCGCCTCCGAGAGCTTTTGATCCAATCATCTTCCATGGAACGGTCCAGAATTTTCTTCAAGATGCAGAGGAGGTTTCTGGGAGAAATAGGGGTTTCTGGGAGTTCGTCGGCTGATTCAGAGCTTCACGCATCTCTTTGCCCGCTCCGCTGAGGTGTGTTTGGACTTTCGTGCTTGGGAGTCCTGAGGAGAGCAGAGTCAGGGAAAGTGAACAATCAGGTAGGGGACATTGGTTCGCCTTTGGGGAGCAGGCTGGGTCCCTCGGAGCTGCCAAGATAGGGTACGGCGAAGGTGTGTCGACGGCCCTGTTGGATCCACCTGAGCGCGGCCTACTGTGTTAGGCCTAGTCTGGTCACAGTGGCCTCAGAGTAGTGAGAGGATAAGGGTTTGGGACATTGGAGGCTGAGGGGATTGTAGTCGCTGTCTGCAGGGTCTGTGAGGGGGAGGTCAGAGGGGAGCGGTTGGATGCAGGCAATCTTCTGGGGAGAGTAGTGAGGTGCCGTAGGCCAGTTCTCAGGACCTTCGGTATGTTGCGCTGTATGGAACTGGGCCCTGGTGTGTGTGGCCGTGCCTGCATGTTCATGCGCCGGCATGTAGTGTGCGTGAGGTACATGCCGGTCTGTGCCGCTGCATGTAAATGCCTAGCTATGTAAGGAGGGATGTGATGGCGATAAAACTTTGAACCACTGAACAAATGGTGGGCACACAGCACAGATTCCTCACTATGGAGACGGAACTTATGCGCATGCGCGTTTGGTCCTTGGTGGGCTAACATGTtgcatctctttgaggcagggaGGGCTGCCTTTGGCGCACAACATGGCGGCCAGCCTAGccatggaggaaagggagagggtcGGGGGAGGGGAACAGCTCCTCAGGGAGATGGGGCAATATCTCCCATTTGGTGTGTCAACCCTCATTGATGGGTGACATGTTGAGGTTCTAGAACAGGGGCATCCCAATTCTAGCAGTGATAGGAGTGGCGGGGGAACAAATGAATACCTGTCAGCTTGGGATGTGGCAAAAGCTTAAAACTTTTTGGTATAGGGACGCCAAAGTAGACCAACAGTATTTAAGCACTTTGGGGCACCCTGCCTTCTGGCCTAGAGAACCTCGCTGCTGGCTGAGTGTGCTTCTGTGCTGCTATATGCCAGGATCTTGTGATTGGCAGGTACACAGAATTGACTCCCAGGGGTGTGGGGCAGATTGAAAGAACTGGTCACTGCCTAAGGGTGGAGTGCATGCAGAAGACAAGGCTGAGTGGCTTCGGGGAATGAATGTGATGACCAGAGACCCTTAGTAGCTCCACTTGAACTGGTGGATGGAGAGGAAGTAGTGCTGCAGTGGCTACATGCTGTGTACTTGGGATTGGAAAGGGTCAACAATCCCATAGATTGTCCCATATTGTCCATACATGCATTGAgccaaaacatttaaagaatatcCTTTTTAGTTACAGGCAGTAATTCAACAGACTGAGGCAAGAtattcaagagactgaggcaagaggatcatttGAAGCTAGGAATTCTCTCCTAGGAAAATACCAAGCATTTAAAAGGATTGCACTTGAGTATGCAATTCTTTTAAACTATGGTGAAATTCTATCTGAAGTTAATAATGTCTATTCTTTTTGGTAGTGTTGACAATACAACAGCTGGAAAGCTGTTAATGAGTAAATGTTTGGAATTCTGTTGGTCTAAAAAAAAGTATGATTTGCCTTGTGTGTTGGAGATAAATTTTGTTAGAAGACAGTATTTCAAATTCAATAATGAAAAATTACAACTTGTTAAAATTAGGAGGAGGGCAAATAAAGAAGGCATCAGCAGAAAATTGTTTTagacatttttattagaaaagaacCAATATAGAATGACAAGATGACTGAGAAGGTAAAGACTCCTGACAGGCTGATCAGGTGGAAGTTTAGCACAGATTGCTCAAAGTTGTCTTTTGATCTCTACAGGGAACTTGATGAGACACatgtatccacacacatacaagtgtgtacataattttacaaaaatataacaaaaagtaaAGAACAAATGTCTAAGACAGTGACCTAACAATCTATTTATAGCAGTTAGAACCAGGACCAAGAGTAAATCTAGTTTATAAActgtaaaatgaagaaatgttACACATACATGAGGAAGTCAGCAATGTATACAAATAACACAAATGTTCCTTTAAAGGGTTATAAAACTAGAGCCCTGTGGTGGTGGTGCCCATCTTTCAtccaagcactcaagaggcagaggcagaggcagaggcagaggcagaggcaggaggatccctgagtttgaggccagcctggtttacaaatcgagttccaagacagccaggtatacacagagaaaccttgtcttgaaaaacaaaaaaaaagttgtaaaacTGGTAAACACTACTAATCAAGATAAAAGAACAAATCTAGTATAAGGAATGAAAAAGAATATACTGTATCAAGCCATTCAGATATTAAAAAAGAGAATGGAATATTAAGTGCATAATTTCACCAAAACTTGAAAACTTAGAAATTGCAAGTTTTGGGGGGGAGTCAGAACATAATAGAACTGCCACCAgataaaatactatgaaataTAACTAGTCCTGTATGTTCTAAATAGATTTAGTTTGTCaaagattttcttaaaattaagcaaaatggACAAGTACTAGTATTGGCCCCACACTTTATGGGACGGATTGGTGGGACCTGGATTGCTGGAAACCAAAATGCCTTTCTGTTTTTTCCATCCACAGGCTGAGGAGGAGGCTGCTACAGTCAGCACACATCCCTGTCTGGTCATGTTCCCTTCCAAGTCCACTGCTATGGCACTAGCGATTCTTCAGGACTGGTGTGGGTGGATGGGTGTCAATGCCCAGCGCTCACTGCTCATCCTGGGCATCCCTGATGACTGTGAGGAAGAAGAATTCCAGGAGGCTGTGCAGGCTTCCCTCAGGCCCCTGGGCAGGTACCGAGTGCTTGGCAAGGTCTTCAGAAAGGAGATTGGGGCAAAGGTCGCTTTGGTTGAATTCGCTGATAATTTAAACCAAAGTTTGATCCCCCAACAAATACCAAATGAGAGGGGGCCCTGgactgtgatcttcctgcctcgggTGCCTGATATAGAGTCACAGGATACATTCAATTTCCCTGCACAGGCTCATGGGCAAGCTTTGGAAGGGGCTTCAGGTGGGGCAGGGGCTTCAGGTGGGGCAGGGGCTTCAGTTGAGGAAGGAGATGTAGATGAGACAGGGGCTGTGGGTGAAGCAGGAGGAGCAGctgaggatgaggcaggagtgTCAGATGAGGAAGGAACAGAgggtgaggagggaggagcaggtgCAGCTCCTCCTGTCTCCTTTATACAGGAGGaaggagctgcagctgagggaagAGTGTCAGGTGAGGAAGAAACAGAGGGCGAGGAAGAAGCaggtgaggcaggaagagcagctGAGGAGGAAGCCGTAGCTGAGGCAAGAGTGTCGGATGAGGAAGGGtcagaggatgaggaaggagtTATAGATGAGGGAGGAGTTATATATGAGGCAGGAGTAATAGATGAAGCCAGACTGCCTGTTGGGGGGGGTATGGATGAGGAAGATGATGTAGTTGAGGCAGGGGCTGCAAGAATGTCTGACGAGGAAGGGGCTGGAGGTGACATGGGAATTGCAGGTGTTATAGGAGCTATAGGTTGGGCAGGAGCTGCAGGTGAGGTAGGAGCTGCAGGAGAAGGAGGCGTTTtagaggcaggagcaggtgaTGATGGGTCTGCAGGTGAAGAGGGGTCTGCAGGTGATGAGGAATCTGTGGGTGATGAAGGGTCTGGGAGTGATGAGGGGTCTGCAGGGGATGAAGGATCTGTGGATGATGGTGGGGCTGTGGGTGAAGCAGGAGCTATAGgtgaggatgaggcaggagcTGCAGGTGAGGCAAGAATGTCAGATGAAGAGGGAGCTGCAGGTGACATGGGAGTTGCAGGCATTATAGGAGCTGTGGGGTTGGCAGGAGCTGCaggtgaggcaggaggtttgGGTGAAGAAGGGGCCTTTGATGTGGCAGGAGGGGCACATGGAGCTGGAGCCTGGACCCAGCAGTGGAGCCAAGCCCTGCAGCCCATCCTGGAAAACATGGCCTACCAGGAACTGAGACACTTCTCTGGGATGGAAGAGCCTGGCTGTGGGGGTCAGTCTTTTGAAAGCTGGCTGGACCATGCCAATGACATGCTATACCTGTGGCGCCACATATCTGAGAGGGAGAGGAGGCGGCGGCTGGTGGAGAGCTTGGGGGGCCCTGCCCTGGATCTCCTGTGTGAGCTTCTGGAAGAGAACCCAGATACTCCAGCACAGGACTGCCTGGCCGCACTGGTGCAGGTGTTTGGCAACAAGGATACTGTGATGACTGCGAGGCT from Cricetulus griseus strain 17A/GY chromosome X, alternate assembly CriGri-PICRH-1.0, whole genome shotgun sequence encodes the following:
- the LOC113837620 gene encoding paraneoplastic antigen Ma6E-like isoform X2 is translated as MFPSKSTAMALAILQDWCGWMGVNAQRSLLILGIPDDCEEEEFQEAVQASLRPLGRYRVLGKVFRKEIGAKVALVEFADNLNQSLIPQQIPNERGPWTVIFLPRVPDIESQDTFNFPAQAHGQALEGASGGAGASGGAGASVEEGDVDETGAVGEAGGAAEDEAGVSDEEGTEGEEGGAGVIGAIGWAGAAGEVGAAGEGGVLEAGAGDDGSAGEEGSAGDEESVGDEGSGSDEGSAGDEGSVDDGGAVGEAGAIGEDEAGAAGEARMSDEEGAAGDMGVAGIIGAVGLAGAAGEAGGLGEEGAFDVAGGAHGAGAWTQQWSQALQPILENMAYQELRHFSGMEEPGCGGQSFESWLDHANDMLYLWRHISERERRRRLVESLGGPALDLLCELLEENPDTPAQDCLAALVQVFGNKDTVMTARLKFLTCSQRPQETLFAYVMRLEGLLQMAIEKGAIQPAMVDQARARQVLMRARPNQMLQNNLRRMRLERRPPGFVGLLRLVRETEAWEAALAENAVARVVEGVEMHGGELDVAQAALVGVGGAEPAPDVREAFPASEDAGQAAAAVLEQAAEDTPYSDGDTKEGPDSDESKVFPVTQRDENVSAPAGSGQAGLTEGPGMPASLAYAGEQEVEQPVPEGLKEESENEYGAWEASHPKSFFGK